The bacterium genomic interval AAATTCCAGAATTCGCAGAAGACCTGGTGGAATTCACCAGAGATTATACCAAAGGAAAGCTTAGAGAGGCGATTTTCCAGCACGACAAGAGCATCATGGCAGAAAAACTTCATACGCTTAAAGAAGCCTATATTCTCGAAGTGGGGACAAAATGGCCCGAAGATAGTTCAAAAAAAGGACAGGCGGATTTTCTTTTCGAGGAGGAGATATCCCGCATCGTGCATGAAGAAGTTCTCAAAAATGAAAAGCGTCCGGATGGCAGGCGCATGGACGAAGTTCGCGACGTGTCGTGCGAGGTTGGCGTACTTTTGCGCACGCACGGCTCAAGTCTTTTCAACCGCGGAAATACTCAGGCGCTGGGCGTCTTAACTCTGGGAGCTCCCGGGGACGAGCAGATCATTGAGAATATAGAAGAAGCGCAGGAGTTCAAGAAACATTTCATATTTCATTATAACTTCCCTCCTTTTTCCGTTGGCGAAGTAAAGCCGATGCGCGGTCCTTCGCGGCGCGATATCGGTCATGGGGCTTTGGCAGAGCGTGCCGTTGCCTCTCTGCTTCCGCCGCGGGAGACGTTCCCGTACACCATTCGGGTCGTGTCGGAAATCCTTTCATCAAACGGATCCTCCTCCATGGCATCGGTGTCGGCGGCAAGCCTTGCGCTTATGGACGGCGGGGTTCCTATTACAAAACCGGCGGCAGGCATTGCCATGGGACTTATGACCGGAGAGAACGGCGCATACAAAGTACTTACCGATATCCAGGGGCCGGAAGACCACCATGGCGATATGGATTTCAAGGTTGCCGGAACCGATGAGGGCATTACGGCATTGCAGATGGATGTGAAAATTGAAGGCGTAACTATCCAGATGCTTGAGAAAGCTTTCGCACAGGCGCGCGAGGCGCGATTGCATATTCTGGAGGGAATGAAAAAGGTCATTGACAAGCCTCGCGAGGATCTTTCTCCGTATGCACCCCGCATAGTGACGATTCACATCAATCCTGAAAAAATCCGAGACGTCATCGGACCGGGGGGCAAGGTCATAAACAAGATCATCGCCGAAACCGGCGTACAGATCGATATTGAGGACGACGGGTCGGTCTTTGTCACCGCGGTTGACCAGCAGGCATCGAAAAAAGCAATAGACTGGATATTACAGCTGACGCGGGAAGTGAAGGTGGGAGAGCTTTTCGAACAGGGCAAGGTCACGCGGCTCATGGATTTCGGTGCGTTCGTGGAGGTGCTGCCCAATCAGGAGGGATTGGTGCATATTTCGGAGATGGCTCCCTGGAGAGTGGAACACGTTGAAGATGTGGTAAAAGTCGGTGACATCATTCCGGTGTATGTAAAAGAGATAGACGACCTCGGCCGCGTCAATCTTTCGCTCAAGATTGCTCGCACTATGCTGGGGCAAGAGCATCCCAAAGCGCCGGAAGGTTCAACCAATTCTTCGAGCTCACGGGGAAGTGGTTTTTACGCACCGCATGAAGAGCGCGGAGGTCCCCATCGCCGACCGCCAGGAGGGCATCCGGGGGGCAGGGGGCGCTAAGAGTGGTGCAAAATCTTGGCACATGTGCTACAATACCCATTCAAAAAATGAGATGGATTTTTTGCAATCGTGAGGAGGTGTTCGATGGGGCTTATTCTGCAATTTCAGCGCCGGGCAATTGAAGCGGTGTTTGAGGATTGTTCATTAAAAATTTCCGAAGGACAAAGGCGTTATCTTGATGGAGAAGAGCTTTCGCTCCTGGGGGTAAGCGTCGGAGTCGGAACATGTTCGGATCTCCATGATGTGGATATCGCGGTGTTCGGCAAAAAAGCCGCATTTGACCTCCGAGCGAACCATCCCGTCTCTTTACCCAAAGAGTGTAGGGGAGCCGTTCTCCTACGGAGCCGCTTGGAAGGAGAGGTCGACCCGGAATGTCCCGTCGGCCCGGGCCAGTATGCGTTTGTGGTTGAGGGATTGAGAATTACACCCCGGCAAGGACGCGCCGTCCATTTTACGAGAAATTTTAAAAAGAGAACTTACATCGTGCTTGCTTAGAACCGGCGCAAAAAGGTTGCCGGTTTTTTTTATTGCTTTGTCCAAGATCGGCGCTTGGTATACTTTGCATTCTTTTGCGAATGGTCTACAATGTGTTTGAGTTCGCTATTTCTAATAATATTTTATATGTTCAATCTCTCTAGCGGCACACAACTTCTTACATCGGAATCCGTAACCGAGGGACATCCGGACAAGATGGCCGACCAGATTTCGGACGCTATTTTGGATGAGGTGTTGCGACAGGATCCTTACGGACGGGTTGCGGTAGAGGCTTTGCTTACCACGGGGCTCGTGGTGGTTGCCGGAGAAGTGACTACATCGGCATACGTCGATGTGCCTTCTATAGTCCGAAGAATCGTAAAAGATATAGGGTATACTGATTCCTCGTTCGGATTCGATGCGGAAACCTGCGGCATTCAGGTATCTATTCAGGAGCAATCTCCCGACATCGCTATGGGCGTTGGCACCTATCACAGGGAAAAGCCGGAGACGGTTGGCGCGGGGGATCAAGGCATCATGTACGGCTATGCAACGGACGAGACAAAAGAATTAATGCCCCTCCCTATAGTTCTTGCGCACCATCTGACAAGGAGGCTTGCCGAGGTGAGAAAGCGCGGTATTTTGAAATATCTGCGGCCGGACGGAAAGTCACAGGTCACCATTGAATATGAAGACGGCACTCCTCTGCGAGCACACACCCTGCTCGTATCCGCCCAGCATGATCCGAGCGTTACCCAAAAACGTCTGGCGGGAGATATTGAGCGGCATGTTATCCGAAAAATCGTTCCCAAAGAACTTCTTAAAAGAACCCGGATATTAGTGAACCCGACAGGAAGATTTGTCATCGGCGGGCCGCACGGAGATACGGGACTTACGGGACGCAAGATTATTGTGGACACCTACGGAGGTGTTGGCTCGCATGGCGGTGGAGCGTTTTCCGGGAAAGACCCGACAAAAGTTGACCGTTCTGCTTCCTATGCCGCGCGCTACGTGGCAAAAAACATCGTGGCTGCCGGCCTTGGGTCAAGGGTTGAGGTGCAGGTAAGTTATGCCATCGGCGTAGCGCATCCCCTTGCGGTGAATATCAATACCCATAACACGGGCGTGTTGCCGGATCATGAACTGCAGAAGATCGCGCTTAAGGTCTTTGACCTGCGTCCGGGCATGATTATTAAAAATCTTAGACTGCGCAGACCCATCTATCGGCAGGTTGCCGCCTACGGACACTTTGGAAGAATTGACCTTGATGTTCCATGGGAAAAAACGGATAAGGCGGCTCTGCTTAAAAAGTTTGCAGGGGCGCATCGTTGAATATCGCGTATTTAAATCAAATCACCGTCGAATAGCGACGGTGATTTGATTTCAGGAAGTCGGGCTGCTGGGAATTGAACCCAGTCATCATCCTCCCAAAGGATGCGTACTACCGGTATACGACAGCCCGTTACACTATGGCCCGATATTATACGTAATATTTTTTCTTCATTATCTCCTCCTCTTCTTGAATCTTTTTCTCCTTCATCTCCAGATATTTTTTCAGATCTTCTGCGGCGCGGCTACCAAATTCTTTTGTGCGCCCGGTGAGATATTCGACGGTATTTTTTTTTGGATCCTCAAGTACTTCGCCAAGCAGGGCATTAAGCACCAAGCCCACTTTCGGACCCGGTCCGCTCTCTAAAATGCGCATTACATCATTCCCGTCTATGGCCAGCATGGATGTTGAGATCGGGTCCTTTGACACTTTTTCGACCATAAACTGGAAGTGGCGCAATTTATAGGGTACGGCTTTGGGCACGCCGGAGCCGATGCGATCGGCTTCACGCACTCTTACCAAATCCTCAATATTTTCTGGACCGACATTTTTCAGAAGTCTACGAACAGACGACTCGGTCACTTCCCCGACGTTATAGTAGAAAAGGTGGTAACGCACGAGCAACGCAACTTTCTCTATAGTTTTTTGTGGGAAACGGAGGCGCTTTAAGAGTTCTTCCGTTGCATGCGCACCAATAACGTCATGGCCATAAAACGTTGAATTTCGGCCCTCGCCTCTTTTTGAGCGGGGCTTTCCCACGTCATGGAGCAGGGAGGCAAGGCGTACCACAAAATCGTATTTTTTTCTTACTGCGTAGGCAAGCGCTCGGACATTGTGCTCAAAAACGTTGTAGATATGGTGCAGATTCTGGTCTACGCCAACGCCCTCCTGCAGTTCAGGCATGATATACGGCAGGAGCCCCGCACCTTCAAGAAGCCGCACCCCATCCGGAGCGCCATTGGCCATGATGAGTTTTTCGAGTTCATCGCGAATACGCTCTTGCGAAATGCGTTTTAACCACGCAGAATTCTTCTTTATCGCCTCAAACGTTGATGGCTCGATGGAAAACCCCAGCTCGCTTGCAAAACGTACAGCCCGCATCATGCGGAGTGCATCTTCCGCAAATCGTCTTTCGGGGTCTCCCACCGCACGTATAAGTTTAAGCTTAATATCCTCCTGTCCCCCGTACGGATCAATAATTTTCTTTGTCTCTTGCGAGGCAAGCGCTATTGCGTTCATCGTAAAATCGCGCCTTGCCAGATCCTCTTCGATATTCTTGGTGAATTTAACCCCATCGGGATGTCGTTTGTCGGAGTATGATTCTTCGATGCGGAATGTAGTCACTTCAACTACGGAAAACGTCTTGTCCGCGTCCGATGTCTTTATACCAACCGTTCCGAATGTATTTTCATAAAAACTATCCGGAAAAAGTTTTTGCACTTCTTCGGGTTTGGCGGAAGTCGCAACATCCCAATCTTTCGGTGCGATACCGCGCAACAGATCGCGTACGCAACCACCAACGGCATAGGTCTCATGTCCCGCCTTCTCAAGCGCTTGCATTATATCTTTTACCTCTTTTGGAATATCCATAAAGCTTATTCTGCCATAAAAATATTATTTTTTCAATTGTCTAATTTTTGCTTCGCCCACCGGATCTCGCCGAAGGAAGCAGATGCTTCATAGGAGGTTTTGTGCTATTGACAAACCGTCTCTCTTTGCTAGCATGATGGCTATTACTATGTTCATTTACAAGAGGATATAAACTATATTCGAAAGGAGCCGTATGGGATTACCAAAAGAAACGCATACAAATAACGAGTGGCGCCTATTCGCCGAAGACGCACTTGCGCTCGCGCGCAAGGGAGGCGCAACCTATGCCGATGTCCGGATCCACCCCGAAGAGAAAAGTCAAGACATCACTGTTGAGGGAGATCGGGAAGAAGACGGCAGGGTGGTCAGCGTAAGCACGGGCGTAACGAGCGGTTTTGGCGTTCGTGTACTTTGCGACGGAGCGTGGGGGTTTTTTGCTACCGATGATCTCGACAAAAAACATCTCGAACGCATTGTGGCGCGCGCACTTGCCAGCGCCAGAGCGAATGCAAAGATCCGTAAAAGTCCTCTCGAGATCCTTCCCTTGCGGGAAGATGAGCGGGGACAGGAATATTTCTATGAATCCCCGTTTAAGATTGATCCTTTTGCCGTTTCACTGGAAGACAAAAAGAACCTTCTTCTTGCGGCAGATAGGGTCATGCGGGACGGCGGCAAGCGCGTCTTCAAGCGCAGCGGATATTTGAGCGCCTATCGGTTCCGAAAAATTTTATCCACGACCGACGGCGTTTTTGCGGATCAGACATTCACCCGCGTAGGCGCGTCCATTAACGCTCTTGCGGAGAGAAGTCGGAATGACGACGACAGGCAGAGCTGCTCTTATCCGTCAAAACATCCCGTGG includes:
- a CDS encoding polyribonucleotide nucleotidyltransferase, which produces MAVQKWKHTFAGKELSVERGRMASQANGSVTLTYGGTTVLATAVMSRHPRQGGGDFFPLMVEFEEKLYAAGKIKGSRFVKREGKATDEAVLTGRLIDRTVRPLFNQRMRNEVQIVITVLSIDGENDPDVLGILGASLALATSDIPWSGPLGAVRVGISDGSFVFNPSYPQRKKTTLDAVVAGTKDRINMIEAGACEIPEKKLVEALETCQQELKDIIAFQEKIVAEINPKKAAVEIPEFAEDLVEFTRDYTKGKLREAIFQHDKSIMAEKLHTLKEAYILEVGTKWPEDSSKKGQADFLFEEEISRIVHEEVLKNEKRPDGRRMDEVRDVSCEVGVLLRTHGSSLFNRGNTQALGVLTLGAPGDEQIIENIEEAQEFKKHFIFHYNFPPFSVGEVKPMRGPSRRDIGHGALAERAVASLLPPRETFPYTIRVVSEILSSNGSSSMASVSAASLALMDGGVPITKPAAGIAMGLMTGENGAYKVLTDIQGPEDHHGDMDFKVAGTDEGITALQMDVKIEGVTIQMLEKAFAQAREARLHILEGMKKVIDKPREDLSPYAPRIVTIHINPEKIRDVIGPGGKVINKIIAETGVQIDIEDDGSVFVTAVDQQASKKAIDWILQLTREVKVGELFEQGKVTRLMDFGAFVEVLPNQEGLVHISEMAPWRVEHVEDVVKVGDIIPVYVKEIDDLGRVNLSLKIARTMLGQEHPKAPEGSTNSSSSRGSGFYAPHEERGGPHRRPPGGHPGGRGR
- a CDS encoding HD domain-containing protein produces the protein MDIPKEVKDIMQALEKAGHETYAVGGCVRDLLRGIAPKDWDVATSAKPEEVQKLFPDSFYENTFGTVGIKTSDADKTFSVVEVTTFRIEESYSDKRHPDGVKFTKNIEEDLARRDFTMNAIALASQETKKIIDPYGGQEDIKLKLIRAVGDPERRFAEDALRMMRAVRFASELGFSIEPSTFEAIKKNSAWLKRISQERIRDELEKLIMANGAPDGVRLLEGAGLLPYIMPELQEGVGVDQNLHHIYNVFEHNVRALAYAVRKKYDFVVRLASLLHDVGKPRSKRGEGRNSTFYGHDVIGAHATEELLKRLRFPQKTIEKVALLVRYHLFYYNVGEVTESSVRRLLKNVGPENIEDLVRVREADRIGSGVPKAVPYKLRHFQFMVEKVSKDPISTSMLAIDGNDVMRILESGPGPKVGLVLNALLGEVLEDPKKNTVEYLTGRTKEFGSRAAEDLKKYLEMKEKKIQEEEEIMKKKYYV
- the metK gene encoding methionine adenosyltransferase, with the protein product MFNLSSGTQLLTSESVTEGHPDKMADQISDAILDEVLRQDPYGRVAVEALLTTGLVVVAGEVTTSAYVDVPSIVRRIVKDIGYTDSSFGFDAETCGIQVSIQEQSPDIAMGVGTYHREKPETVGAGDQGIMYGYATDETKELMPLPIVLAHHLTRRLAEVRKRGILKYLRPDGKSQVTIEYEDGTPLRAHTLLVSAQHDPSVTQKRLAGDIERHVIRKIVPKELLKRTRILVNPTGRFVIGGPHGDTGLTGRKIIVDTYGGVGSHGGGAFSGKDPTKVDRSASYAARYVAKNIVAAGLGSRVEVQVSYAIGVAHPLAVNINTHNTGVLPDHELQKIALKVFDLRPGMIIKNLRLRRPIYRQVAAYGHFGRIDLDVPWEKTDKAALLKKFAGAHR